A window from gamma proteobacterium SS-5 encodes these proteins:
- a CDS encoding hybrid sensor histidine kinase/response regulator — MALDMSRFINRFVDEAREHLATLEQGLTDLEASPDDAELINALFRSAHTIKGGSRMLKLGVITDLAHQMEDLLGALREGSLGFTGELARLLERCLDYLSGLIDQVAAKQPLPPLDAELSQALKAALEGGGAAPAAEVRTQPAAGPETPTSDAPAASAKPTKAADSVRVRMDKLDDLIKLMGELVSNQALLQQLSQGLDQLNGQLRRQADDLDRPHLTALRGMADELRELVSNQDLLMLQLNGQALNLRMLPLASAFENSARMVRELGRSLGKEVRCQVSGAEIELDRQMIARLADPLVHILRNAVDHGLETPEVRQAVGKPSHGTLSIEARQDGSAVLLEISDDGVGLNLERIRSKAVQKNLISAEQAASLTEDQALDLVFLPGFSTSPIITDVSGRGVGMDVVKRTIVDELHGVIQVHSQAGKGSLFQIRLPLSLAVMRVMLCQAGGQTFGFTAQYIHELVRVPAREQMNIAGRQAFALHNEFIPLVDLAVLLGLQGKGGEVAARPAGDLVVVVRGRQSKLGLVVDQLLDERDMVITPLPEHLAGLPLVGGMVVTGRNRLVSLLQAPALIERARQLRGESLALADSGPSASPEGPAKQWHILVVDDSLNTREIEKEVLEAHGYQVSLAKDGMDGLRRAQQQQFDAVLTDVEMPHMDGFSLTERLRELPGYGGTPIIIVTSREREEDKRRGIQAGADAYIVKGDFDQSNLAQTLENLLA; from the coding sequence ATGGCGCTGGACATGAGCCGCTTTATCAACCGCTTCGTGGACGAGGCCCGCGAGCACCTGGCCACCCTGGAACAGGGCCTGACGGACCTGGAGGCAAGCCCGGATGACGCCGAACTGATCAACGCCCTGTTCCGCTCCGCCCACACCATCAAAGGCGGCTCGCGTATGCTCAAGCTGGGCGTCATCACCGATCTGGCCCACCAAATGGAAGACCTGCTCGGTGCCCTGCGCGAGGGTAGTCTGGGCTTCACCGGCGAGCTGGCGCGGCTGCTGGAGCGGTGTCTGGATTACCTCTCCGGCCTGATCGATCAGGTCGCCGCCAAACAGCCCCTGCCGCCCCTGGATGCCGAGTTGTCACAGGCCCTCAAGGCCGCCCTGGAAGGCGGCGGCGCGGCTCCGGCGGCGGAGGTCAGAACACAACCGGCAGCGGGCCCGGAAACGCCGACCAGCGACGCCCCTGCCGCCAGTGCCAAGCCGACCAAGGCGGCCGACTCGGTACGGGTTCGCATGGACAAGCTCGATGACCTGATTAAGCTGATGGGCGAGCTGGTCTCCAATCAGGCCCTGCTGCAGCAGCTCAGCCAGGGCCTGGACCAGCTCAACGGCCAGCTGCGGCGTCAGGCCGATGACCTGGACCGGCCGCATCTCACGGCCCTGCGCGGCATGGCCGATGAGCTGCGCGAGCTGGTCTCCAATCAAGACCTGCTCATGCTCCAGCTCAACGGCCAGGCCCTGAATCTACGCATGTTGCCCCTGGCCAGCGCCTTTGAAAACAGTGCGCGCATGGTACGCGAGCTGGGCCGATCCCTGGGCAAGGAGGTACGCTGCCAGGTCAGTGGGGCCGAGATCGAGCTGGACCGGCAGATGATCGCCCGGCTCGCCGACCCCCTGGTCCACATCCTGCGTAACGCCGTGGACCACGGCCTGGAGACCCCCGAGGTACGCCAGGCGGTGGGCAAGCCCAGCCACGGCACCCTATCCATAGAGGCACGCCAGGACGGCTCGGCGGTGCTGCTGGAGATCAGCGACGACGGGGTCGGGCTGAATCTGGAGCGCATCCGCAGCAAGGCGGTGCAGAAAAACCTGATCAGCGCCGAGCAGGCCGCATCCCTCACCGAGGATCAGGCGCTGGACCTGGTATTCCTGCCCGGTTTCTCCACCAGCCCCATCATCACCGATGTGTCCGGCCGCGGCGTGGGCATGGACGTGGTCAAGCGCACTATAGTCGATGAACTGCACGGGGTGATCCAGGTACACAGCCAGGCCGGCAAGGGCAGCCTGTTCCAGATCCGCCTGCCCCTGTCCCTGGCGGTGATGCGGGTCATGCTCTGTCAGGCCGGGGGTCAGACCTTCGGCTTCACCGCCCAGTACATCCACGAACTGGTGCGGGTGCCTGCCCGTGAGCAGATGAACATCGCCGGGCGGCAGGCCTTTGCCCTGCACAACGAGTTCATCCCCCTGGTGGATCTGGCCGTCCTGCTCGGCCTGCAGGGCAAGGGTGGGGAGGTGGCGGCCAGGCCAGCTGGCGATCTGGTGGTGGTGGTGCGCGGTCGGCAGAGCAAGCTGGGGCTGGTGGTGGATCAATTGCTGGACGAGCGTGATATGGTGATCACCCCCCTGCCCGAGCACCTGGCCGGCCTGCCGCTGGTGGGCGGCATGGTGGTCACCGGACGCAACCGGCTGGTCAGTCTGTTGCAGGCACCGGCCCTGATCGAACGGGCGCGACAGCTGCGCGGCGAGAGCCTGGCCCTTGCCGACAGCGGCCCAAGCGCCAGTCCCGAGGGGCCAGCCAAACAATGGCACATCCTGGTGGTGGACGACTCGCTCAACACCCGCGAGATCGAAAAAGAGGTGCTGGAGGCCCACGGCTACCAGGTCAGCCTGGCCAAGGACGGCATGGACGGCCTGCGCCGGGCCCAGCAACAGCAGTTTGATGCCGTGCTCACCGACGTGGAGATGCCGCACATGGACGGCTTCAGCCTGACCGAAAGGCTGCGCGAACTGCCCGGCTACGGCGGTACGCCGATCATCATAGTCACCTCGCGAGAGCGGGAGGAAGACAAGCGCCGCGGCATCCAGGCCGGTGCCGATGCCTACATCGTCAAGGGCGACTTCGACCAAAGCAACCTGGCGCAAACCCTGGAAAACCTGCTGGCCTGA
- a CDS encoding response regulator, with product MKILVVDDDPMAAEMICAILEDGGHQVRYAENGVEAMELLQAEPAGLIISDMNMPLISGVELFAELRAQADSTPFVLLTGDDPSQYQAQAPQINACLMKDEQLFERLLDTVEQFEG from the coding sequence ATGAAGATTCTGGTGGTGGATGACGACCCCATGGCGGCGGAGATGATCTGCGCCATTCTCGAAGATGGCGGCCATCAGGTGCGCTATGCGGAAAACGGCGTCGAGGCCATGGAACTGCTGCAGGCCGAGCCCGCCGGATTGATCATCTCGGACATGAACATGCCCCTGATCAGCGGCGTGGAGCTGTTTGCAGAGCTGCGCGCCCAGGCCGACAGCACCCCCTTTGTGCTGCTCACCGGCGATGACCCCAGCCAATACCAGGCCCAGGCACCGCAGATCAACGCCTGTCTGATGAAGGACGAGCAGCTGTTCGAGCGCCTGCTCGACACCGTCGAACAGTTCGAGGGTTGA
- a CDS encoding diguanylate cyclase translates to MNKPNFQQRAQQLREKFLSQIPQRLQRAEEELARLQRDEMDLGQGLSELRTLFHNIKGTSSTYGLSEVAQLAERAEAAFAEALNRNDGQTHANLLITIGEGWGLIAQLRELSGQDQTDDPQQSGFDLSSCKTPDCPCVRPLNTRIIYLCDDDADLRHQLINQLGCFGYQVRGFANGTELLAAVAEQAPDVVIMDIILAEGQDAGLQLAQRLHQELTSPPPVIFISGRGDFNARLDAVRAGGVAYCTKPVAPIELVDILDAMSAQAEQDPYRILVVDDDPNLASYTALVLREAGMTVEIITDPKTVLAALPSFNADLVLMDLYMHDCVGIELARILRQIPGYLSLPIVYLSGETNMEEQFNALSVGADGFLTKPIKPQQLITAVSLRAERMRSLRNLMVRDSLTGLFNHTNIKQMLEHECIQAERQGWPVCFAMLDLDRFKEINDNYGHAVGDQVLIAIARLLRQRLRKSDIIGRYGGEEFAVILPNTELGQATEVMNALRASFATIEFFTQGQVFHASYSCGIASSLQYANPSDLRSAADRALYQAKQKGRNRIQVDQTPEPQPHV, encoded by the coding sequence TTGAACAAGCCCAACTTTCAGCAACGGGCGCAGCAGCTGCGCGAGAAATTTCTCAGCCAGATCCCCCAACGCCTGCAGCGAGCCGAGGAGGAGTTGGCGCGACTGCAACGGGACGAAATGGACCTCGGTCAGGGCCTGAGCGAGCTGCGTACCCTGTTTCACAACATCAAGGGTACCAGCTCCACCTACGGCCTGAGCGAGGTGGCCCAGCTGGCCGAGCGCGCCGAGGCGGCCTTTGCCGAGGCCCTCAACCGCAACGACGGCCAGACCCACGCCAATCTGCTGATAACCATCGGCGAGGGCTGGGGGCTGATCGCCCAATTGCGCGAACTCAGCGGCCAGGATCAGACCGATGACCCGCAGCAGAGCGGCTTCGATCTGAGCAGCTGCAAGACCCCGGACTGCCCCTGCGTGCGTCCGCTCAATACCCGCATCATCTACCTGTGCGACGACGACGCCGACCTGCGCCATCAGCTGATCAACCAGCTGGGCTGCTTCGGCTACCAGGTACGCGGCTTTGCCAACGGCACGGAGCTGTTGGCGGCGGTGGCCGAGCAGGCCCCGGACGTGGTGATCATGGACATCATCCTGGCCGAGGGTCAGGACGCCGGGCTGCAGCTGGCCCAACGGCTGCACCAGGAGCTGACCAGCCCGCCGCCGGTGATCTTCATCTCCGGCCGGGGCGACTTCAACGCCCGCCTGGATGCGGTGCGTGCCGGCGGCGTGGCCTATTGCACCAAACCGGTGGCCCCCATCGAACTGGTGGACATACTCGACGCCATGAGCGCCCAGGCCGAGCAGGACCCCTACCGCATCCTGGTGGTGGACGATGACCCCAATCTGGCCAGCTACACCGCCCTGGTGCTGCGCGAGGCGGGCATGACGGTGGAGATCATCACCGACCCCAAGACGGTGCTGGCGGCCCTGCCCAGCTTCAACGCCGACCTGGTGCTGATGGATCTCTACATGCACGACTGCGTCGGCATAGAGCTTGCACGCATCCTGCGCCAGATCCCCGGCTATCTGAGCCTGCCCATCGTCTATCTGTCCGGCGAGACCAACATGGAGGAGCAGTTCAACGCCCTGAGCGTGGGCGCCGATGGCTTTCTCACCAAGCCGATCAAGCCGCAGCAGCTGATCACCGCCGTCTCCCTGCGGGCCGAGCGCATGCGCAGCCTGCGTAACCTGATGGTGCGCGACAGCCTCACCGGCCTGTTCAACCACACCAACATCAAGCAGATGCTGGAGCACGAATGCATCCAGGCCGAGCGCCAGGGCTGGCCGGTATGCTTCGCCATGCTGGATCTGGACCGCTTCAAGGAGATCAACGACAACTACGGCCACGCGGTGGGCGATCAGGTACTCATCGCCATCGCCCGTCTGTTGCGTCAGCGCTTGCGCAAATCCGACATCATCGGCCGCTACGGCGGCGAGGAGTTCGCCGTGATCCTGCCCAACACCGAGCTTGGCCAGGCCACCGAGGTGATGAACGCCCTGCGTGCCAGCTTCGCCACCATCGAGTTCTTCACCCAGGGCCAGGTATTTCACGCCAGCTACAGCTGCGGCATCGCCAGCTCGCTGCAATACGCCAACCCCTCCGATCTGCGCAGCGCCGCCGACCGCGCCCTCTACCAGGCCAAGCAAAAGGGGCGCAACCGTATCCAGGTGGATCAAACCCCGGAGCCACAGCCCCATGTCTGA
- a CDS encoding purine-binding chemotaxis protein CheW has translation MSEQLDELLAQRQTEADKVIEVDEAQIKLVIFRLGTEHFALRGQQVREILPAGEIFYVPGCPDSLIGVINLRGDVESVVQLDLLLQRGSASEACSGGFILLTQASAMRTGLLVDQVEDVIDLVESALQPPPDTLPSPLNQWVDAVLGWRGQAIPCLDAERLLGDYRTRLDNQG, from the coding sequence ATGTCTGAACAACTGGACGAACTCCTGGCGCAGCGCCAGACCGAGGCCGACAAGGTGATCGAGGTGGATGAGGCGCAGATCAAGCTGGTGATCTTTCGCCTGGGCACTGAGCACTTCGCCCTGCGCGGCCAGCAGGTGCGCGAGATCCTGCCCGCTGGGGAGATCTTCTACGTCCCCGGCTGCCCGGATTCACTGATCGGCGTGATCAACCTGCGCGGCGATGTGGAATCCGTAGTGCAGCTGGACCTGCTGCTGCAACGCGGCAGCGCCAGCGAGGCGTGTAGTGGTGGCTTCATCCTCCTGACCCAGGCCAGCGCCATGCGCACCGGCCTGCTGGTGGACCAGGTGGAGGATGTCATCGATCTCGTGGAAAGCGCCCTGCAGCCCCCACCGGACACCCTGCCCAGCCCCTTGAATCAATGGGTTGATGCAGTCCTCGGCTGGCGGGGGCAGGCCATCCCATGCCTCGATGCCGAGCGCCTGCTGGGCGACTACCGGACGCGCCTGGACAACCAGGGCTGA
- a CDS encoding ATP-binding protein has product MLNQQTTEHLRALKLTGMLDALEQQREQPETHDLAFEERLALLVEREVLHRENRRLGRLLKAAKLRIHACVEDIDYRHPRGLEKARLAALASCDWVRQAHNLCITGPTGCGKTWLACALGNQACRHGLAVRYLRLPTLFEQLRIAHGDGSYPRLMNQLLKMDLLILDDWGIQKVTAAQRHDLMEVIEDRHGRRSTLIASQLPVEHWHDLIGEATLADAILDRLLHGAHRLPLRGESMRKMTAELTDRDRSA; this is encoded by the coding sequence ATGTTGAACCAACAGACCACCGAACACCTGCGCGCCCTCAAGCTGACCGGCATGCTGGATGCCCTGGAACAGCAACGGGAGCAACCCGAAACCCACGATCTGGCCTTCGAGGAGCGCCTGGCGCTCTTGGTGGAGCGGGAGGTGCTGCACCGGGAGAACCGGCGTCTGGGGCGCCTGCTCAAGGCCGCCAAGTTGCGTATCCACGCCTGTGTCGAGGACATCGACTACCGCCATCCCCGCGGCTTGGAGAAGGCCCGCCTGGCGGCGCTGGCGAGCTGTGACTGGGTCCGCCAGGCCCATAACCTCTGCATCACCGGTCCCACCGGCTGTGGCAAGACCTGGCTGGCCTGTGCCTTGGGCAATCAGGCGTGTCGGCACGGCTTGGCGGTGCGCTACCTGCGCCTGCCCACGCTGTTCGAACAGCTACGCATCGCCCACGGCGACGGCTCCTACCCGCGTCTGATGAACCAGCTGCTGAAGATGGATCTGCTGATCCTGGATGACTGGGGCATCCAGAAGGTGACGGCCGCCCAACGGCACGACCTGATGGAGGTGATCGAGGACCGCCACGGCCGACGCTCCACGTTGATCGCCAGTCAGCTACCCGTCGAACACTGGCATGATCTCATCGGCGAGGCGACGCTGGCAGACGCCATTCTCGACCGCCTTTTGCACGGTGCCCATCGGCTCCCACTGCGCGGCGAGTCGATGCGGAAAATGACCGCCGAGTTGACGGATCGTGACCGGTCAGCGTAA
- a CDS encoding IS21 family transposase, whose translation MPATRIPMKKIIDVLRLKYEAQLSHEKIGRACGLSKGAVSKYVSLAQAKGISWPLPDGVDEARLEALLYPPREAPASRAEPDYFQIHQELKRKGVTLQLLWAEYAAVHEDRAYGYSQYCHRYRQWRDRQKRSMRQLHRAGEKAFIDYCGPTVDIVDRHSGEVRSAQIFVGVLGASSYTYAEATYTQSLPDWIASHQRMLRFFGGVPDLLVPDNLKAAVTQACRYTPTINATYAEMAAHYRTAVLPARPYKPKDKAKAEVAVQVVERWILARLRHHTFFSLAELNQAIAELLPPLNERPFQGREESRRDLFEAIDRPALKPLPQDDYVYAEWRKAKPGIDYHVEVDKRLYSVPHSLVGQTLDLRLTATTLEVLHKGRRVAAHPRHGRGRYSTLTEHMPKSHQAHRDWSPGRFLNWARDIGPCTAQVIQQQLEGRPHPEHGYRACLGLLLLGRRYDRTRLEQACERALAIRSVTYPSVASILKQGLDRQPQEADEPEAELPEHANLRGADYYH comes from the coding sequence ATGCCTGCAACGAGGATTCCCATGAAGAAAATCATCGACGTCTTACGCCTCAAGTACGAGGCTCAACTCAGCCACGAGAAGATCGGTCGCGCCTGCGGCCTGTCCAAGGGGGCCGTCAGCAAGTACGTCAGCCTGGCCCAGGCCAAAGGGATCAGTTGGCCGCTGCCTGACGGGGTGGACGAAGCGCGCCTGGAGGCCCTGCTGTACCCGCCCCGTGAGGCGCCTGCCTCGCGTGCCGAGCCGGATTACTTCCAGATCCACCAGGAGCTCAAGCGCAAGGGCGTGACCCTGCAACTGCTGTGGGCCGAGTATGCCGCTGTGCATGAGGATCGGGCCTACGGCTACAGCCAATACTGCCACCGCTACCGCCAATGGCGAGACCGGCAGAAGCGCAGCATGCGCCAACTGCACCGAGCCGGCGAGAAGGCCTTCATCGACTACTGCGGCCCGACGGTGGATATCGTCGACCGCCACAGCGGTGAGGTCCGTTCGGCGCAGATCTTCGTCGGCGTGCTCGGGGCGTCCAGCTATACCTACGCCGAGGCGACCTACACCCAGTCCCTGCCGGACTGGATCGCGTCCCACCAGCGCATGCTGCGGTTCTTCGGTGGCGTGCCCGACCTGCTGGTGCCCGACAACCTCAAGGCGGCGGTGACCCAGGCCTGTCGCTATACGCCGACGATCAACGCCACCTACGCCGAGATGGCCGCCCACTATCGGACCGCCGTCTTGCCGGCACGGCCCTATAAGCCGAAAGACAAGGCCAAGGCCGAGGTGGCGGTGCAGGTGGTGGAACGCTGGATTCTGGCGCGCCTGCGCCATCACACCTTCTTCTCCCTGGCCGAGCTGAATCAGGCCATCGCCGAGTTGCTGCCCCCGCTCAACGAACGGCCGTTCCAGGGCCGTGAGGAGAGCCGCCGGGACCTGTTCGAGGCGATCGACCGGCCGGCGCTCAAACCGCTGCCCCAGGACGATTACGTCTATGCCGAGTGGCGCAAGGCCAAGCCGGGCATCGACTACCACGTCGAAGTGGACAAGCGCCTCTACAGCGTCCCCCACAGCCTGGTTGGTCAGACCCTGGACCTGCGCCTGACCGCCACCACGCTGGAGGTGCTGCACAAGGGCCGGCGGGTCGCCGCTCACCCACGTCACGGCCGAGGCCGCTACAGCACGCTCACCGAGCACATGCCCAAGTCCCATCAGGCCCATCGGGACTGGTCGCCGGGACGGTTCTTGAACTGGGCCCGTGACATCGGCCCCTGCACGGCGCAGGTGATCCAGCAGCAACTGGAGGGCCGCCCTCATCCCGAGCACGGCTACCGCGCCTGCCTCGGGCTGTTGCTCCTGGGGCGACGCTACGACCGGACGCGGCTGGAGCAGGCCTGTGAGCGCGCCCTGGCGATCCGCTCGGTCACCTATCCGAGCGTGGCATCCATTCTCAAGCAAGGCCTGGATCGGCAACCCCAGGAGGCCGATGAGCCTGAGGCTGAGCTACCCGAACACGCCAATCTGCGCGGCGCCGATTACTACCACTGA
- a CDS encoding UPF0175 family protein, whose product MHVSFNIADDIPFALKESAEDFTRDIRFLSALMWYRKNKLSLGKAAELAGYDKLAFIERMKLEGEAIFAYDADDMEEVFADVARLP is encoded by the coding sequence ATGCACGTGTCATTCAACATCGCCGATGACATCCCCTTTGCACTAAAGGAATCTGCCGAGGACTTCACCCGGGACATCCGGTTTTTATCGGCGCTGATGTGGTATCGCAAGAACAAGCTGTCCCTAGGCAAGGCGGCGGAATTGGCGGGTTACGATAAATTGGCGTTCATCGAACGCATGAAGCTGGAAGGCGAGGCGATCTTTGCCTATGACGCCGATGACATGGAAGAAGTCTTTGCGGACGTGGCCCGATTACCGTGA
- a CDS encoding tyrosine-type recombinase/integrase, whose amino-acid sequence MKWLRLHDLRHLGPSKLASQGESIYIISKLLGHRNVRTSERYSAVSDAALKRASQNLSEILDKASSVRE is encoded by the coding sequence ATGAAATGGCTTAGGTTGCATGATCTTCGACATTTGGGACCATCTAAGCTTGCCTCACAAGGAGAGAGTATCTATATCATAAGCAAGCTGCTTGGTCATCGAAACGTCCGCACATCCGAACGCTATAGTGCCGTGTCAGATGCTGCATTGAAGCGAGCAAGCCAGAATTTATCCGAGATTCTGGACAAGGCGAGCAGTGTACGGGAATGA
- a CDS encoding helix-turn-helix domain-containing protein, translating to MTTQIIERAGQPEYAVVPWAEYQVLKEDAEAFHELASAARLSSAIDAGEETYPDSLVERLLSGENPIRVWREYRGLSRTALAATLGISPSLLTQIETGKGELTPPQQKAMAKALNVDLDLLA from the coding sequence ATGACGACACAGATTATTGAACGGGCAGGCCAGCCGGAATATGCGGTTGTGCCCTGGGCTGAGTATCAGGTACTGAAAGAAGATGCAGAGGCCTTTCATGAACTTGCCAGCGCGGCACGGCTATCCAGCGCCATAGACGCAGGCGAAGAAACCTACCCAGACAGTCTGGTAGAACGTCTGCTCTCGGGCGAGAACCCCATCAGAGTCTGGCGAGAATACCGGGGTTTAAGCCGCACAGCCTTGGCCGCTACCCTGGGTATTTCACCCAGCCTCCTTACGCAAATTGAGACCGGCAAGGGCGAGTTGACCCCTCCCCAGCAAAAAGCCATGGCAAAAGCCCTGAACGTTGACCTGGACCTACTGGCCTGA
- a CDS encoding type II toxin-antitoxin system RelE/ParE family toxin — translation MELRYSKQAIKYLSKMPKQQASALRLELKKLAADFDGYAGDLIKMSGCTLYRLRVGGYRAILELREQRLVLMTLKIGPRGDVYK, via the coding sequence ATGGAACTCAGATACAGCAAGCAAGCCATCAAGTATTTGTCGAAAATGCCCAAACAGCAGGCAAGTGCTCTGCGCTTGGAACTGAAAAAGCTTGCTGCTGACTTCGATGGCTATGCCGGAGATCTCATCAAAATGAGCGGTTGCACGTTATACCGCTTACGGGTTGGAGGTTACCGTGCCATTCTGGAACTACGCGAACAGCGTCTGGTGTTGATGACCTTGAAAATTGGGCCAAGGGGAGATGTATATAAATGA
- a CDS encoding tyrosine-type recombinase/integrase, with protein MKAHLTQKLIDTGLFCPEGKKRVEITDATYSSGMYVEVRHTSPGQGTFYLRYKDSSGKTCHQRIGRTTELSLTDARKRTLELKAEIAKGANPREEEKARKAVLIFGEFFTDHYMPYALGRKRSAAKDQEMFDLRLSKAIGHLRLNQITRQQIVQFQNQLKAEGLKNSSNNRYVGLIRRVLNLAVEWGMLESSPATKIGLLREDNQVEHYLNDSQMAKLLEVLRSHPNRPVCSILQFLLASGVRLNEALTAQWKYIDRNQRTLTIPAAIAKGKRVRSVPLNDAAMAILDQQGTEGQHTYVFVNPKSKSHYTTIQKVWERIRAKAGLEHLRIHDLRHNHASILVNAGRTLYEVQQVLGHADPRVSQRYAHLSTKTLQEASATVSQVLTGHQ; from the coding sequence ATGAAGGCACATCTGACGCAGAAACTGATAGACACTGGCCTTTTTTGCCCGGAAGGTAAGAAGCGTGTCGAAATCACCGATGCCACCTATAGCAGTGGCATGTATGTAGAAGTTCGCCACACCTCGCCGGGGCAAGGCACGTTCTACCTCCGCTACAAGGATAGCAGCGGCAAAACCTGCCACCAGCGCATCGGCAGAACCACGGAGCTGTCCCTGACCGATGCCCGCAAACGCACCCTGGAGCTAAAGGCCGAGATCGCCAAGGGCGCCAATCCTCGGGAAGAGGAAAAGGCCCGGAAAGCCGTGCTGATCTTCGGCGAGTTCTTCACGGATCATTACATGCCCTATGCTCTGGGCAGGAAGCGCTCGGCAGCTAAGGACCAGGAGATGTTCGATCTGCGGTTATCCAAGGCGATTGGCCACCTGCGGCTCAACCAGATCACACGGCAGCAGATCGTGCAGTTCCAGAACCAACTAAAAGCCGAAGGCCTGAAAAACAGTAGCAATAATCGCTATGTGGGATTGATCCGCAGGGTGCTGAACCTGGCTGTTGAGTGGGGTATGCTGGAGTCATCGCCGGCCACCAAGATCGGTCTCTTGCGGGAAGACAACCAGGTGGAGCATTATCTGAACGACAGCCAGATGGCGAAGTTGCTGGAGGTACTGCGGAGCCATCCCAACAGGCCAGTGTGTTCCATCCTGCAGTTCCTCCTGGCCAGCGGGGTTCGCCTGAATGAGGCATTGACGGCCCAGTGGAAATACATCGACAGGAACCAGCGCACCCTGACTATCCCGGCGGCCATTGCCAAAGGGAAGCGGGTACGGTCGGTGCCGCTGAACGATGCCGCCATGGCGATCCTGGACCAGCAGGGCACTGAGGGACAGCATACCTATGTCTTTGTGAACCCCAAGAGCAAAAGCCACTACACTACCATCCAGAAGGTCTGGGAGCGGATACGGGCCAAGGCCGGGTTGGAGCACTTGCGCATCCACGACCTCCGGCATAATCATGCCTCTATCCTGGTGAACGCGGGAAGGACGCTCTATGAGGTGCAGCAGGTGTTGGGCCATGCCGATCCACGGGTATCGCAACGATATGCCCATCTATCTACTAAAACTTTGCAGGAAGCATCGGCTACTGTGAGTCAGGTGCTGACCGGGCATCAGTGA